One genomic window of Actinoalloteichus hoggarensis includes the following:
- a CDS encoding helix-turn-helix domain-containing protein — MATPTVRRLQLGSVLRHLRVRAGMELEHAAPAIERSSAVVSRLENGLTGLRPGDLRRLVEHYARHIDDGEPVDVDAVVELGRGSESRGRWRGYRGSFDRFFRAAVDLEADASVINVYQNEVIWGPLQTESYMRAMFENVRTADQSTEARIKARLDRRRVIEGGTSEVNVVLSESAIRRVHGGRHTMADQMRLLAALAEMPHIHLYVLPFDATQPSVAAFPFAYFRVPPADRNVPAVEIVYLEQFTNGDYLDGPADIAVYSGLWSGLLGSALDTAKSRDFLLRAVKQYEDPPPKET, encoded by the coding sequence ATGGCAACTCCGACCGTGCGTCGCCTGCAACTGGGATCGGTGCTGCGTCACCTACGAGTCCGGGCAGGAATGGAGCTAGAGCACGCCGCACCGGCTATTGAGCGATCCTCGGCAGTGGTCTCTCGGCTCGAGAACGGGTTGACGGGACTCCGCCCCGGTGACTTGCGGAGGCTGGTCGAGCACTACGCGAGGCACATCGACGACGGTGAACCCGTTGACGTGGACGCCGTCGTCGAACTGGGCCGTGGCTCCGAGAGCAGGGGCCGGTGGCGCGGCTACCGAGGTTCGTTCGACCGGTTCTTCCGAGCCGCTGTGGATCTTGAAGCTGATGCGAGTGTCATCAACGTCTATCAGAACGAGGTCATCTGGGGCCCTCTCCAAACGGAGAGTTACATGCGAGCCATGTTCGAGAACGTGCGGACCGCCGATCAGTCCACGGAAGCGCGCATCAAGGCAAGGCTGGACCGGCGGCGAGTGATCGAAGGAGGCACGTCAGAGGTCAACGTTGTACTGTCCGAATCCGCAATCCGGCGTGTGCACGGCGGCCGCCACACCATGGCAGACCAGATGCGCCTGCTCGCGGCCCTTGCTGAGATGCCGCACATCCACCTGTACGTGCTGCCCTTCGATGCAACTCAGCCCAGTGTCGCGGCCTTCCCGTTCGCGTACTTCCGAGTACCACCAGCTGACCGCAACGTACCTGCCGTGGAGATCGTCTACCTGGAGCAGTTCACCAACGGCGATTACCTCGATGGTCCGGCGGACATCGCCGTTTACAGTGGGCTGTGGAGCGGCCTCCTAGGTTCAGCTCTCGACACGGCGAAGTCTCGGGACTTCCTGCTCCGAGCCGTCAAGCAGTATGAAGATCCACCCCCGAAGGAGACGTGA
- a CDS encoding DUF397 domain-containing protein, protein MTPVFTRWRKAVASEGNGNNCVEVGSAPGLVGIRDTKDRDGGTLVMEPVVFAALVESIKRGRLR, encoded by the coding sequence ATGACCCCGGTGTTCACCCGCTGGCGTAAGGCTGTCGCCAGTGAAGGGAACGGTAACAACTGTGTCGAGGTCGGTAGCGCTCCTGGCCTTGTCGGCATCCGCGACACGAAGGACCGTGACGGCGGCACGTTGGTGATGGAGCCGGTCGTCTTCGCCGCCCTGGTTGAGTCGATCAAACGAGGCAGACTGCGCTGA
- a CDS encoding DUF397 domain-containing protein, whose translation MPTRRRVAWRTSTRNASQGACVEVGRAPDLVGIRDTKDRDGGTLAWDRMSSARSSLRSRLVV comes from the coding sequence ATGCCCACCCGGCGAAGGGTCGCTTGGCGGACCAGCACCCGCAACGCATCTCAGGGAGCGTGTGTTGAGGTAGGCCGCGCTCCTGATCTCGTCGGCATCCGTGACACCAAGGACCGTGACGGTGGGACCCTCGCGTGGGACCGGATGTCTTCGGCGCGCTCGTCGCTTCGGTCAAGGTTGGTCGTCTGA
- a CDS encoding FAD-binding oxidoreductase, giving the protein MEPAGEHLGGAEPGGPSTKHDVTVPIGSIPAFVRETDRALRAAVPGIRSVTYGHVGNGNLHYNLSGPADADPEAFRARADELSSIVYDSTARFAASISAGHGIGRSKRNLLADHKPTVEIELVRGIKRLLDPAGLMNPGAVLLRGEAAGGRVAGVRRPGSGWRE; this is encoded by the coding sequence CTGGAACCTGCGGGAGAACATCTCGGAGGCGCAGAACCGGGAGGGCCGAGCACCAAGCACGATGTGACCGTGCCCATCGGCAGCATCCCGGCCTTCGTCCGCGAGACCGACCGGGCGCTGCGGGCTGCCGTGCCGGGAATCCGCAGCGTGACCTACGGGCACGTCGGCAACGGAAACCTGCACTACAACCTGAGCGGCCCCGCCGACGCGGACCCTGAGGCCTTCCGCGCCCGCGCCGACGAGCTGAGCAGCATCGTCTACGACTCGACGGCACGCTTCGCGGCCAGTATCAGCGCCGGACACGGCATCGGCCGGTCCAAACGCAACCTGCTGGCCGACCACAAGCCCACGGTGGAGATCGAGCTGGTGCGCGGAATCAAGCGGCTCCTCGACCCGGCGGGACTCATGAACCCCGGCGCGGTACTGCTCCGGGGTGAGGCGGCCGGGGGTCGGGTGGCAGGGGTGAGGCGGCCGGGGTCGGGGTGGCGGGAGTAG